One region of Salvelinus sp. IW2-2015 unplaced genomic scaffold, ASM291031v2 Un_scaffold4159, whole genome shotgun sequence genomic DNA includes:
- the LOC112076950 gene encoding zinc finger CW-type PWWP domain protein 2-like isoform X1, giving the protein MSLLPDLNANEDETSYYADKTWVQCESPRCLKWRLVPKGDEAVAELDHXKSWRCHMNPDPLFSHCNIPQGPFPNNSQFKEHGLKVVYFLLPVGSLVLVKGCNWPWWPAILSPDPNVEEYVRLDSEGYVEHYHVEFLGKPHTRYWAAAKHVELYHTSSTKPKYRNMRGAMRKSYEVAMEEVAKVXEMGCEERLQISHFQPQELLSQAQRLMHDVTPV; this is encoded by the exons atgagtCTTCTTCCAGACCTGAATGCCAATGAGGATGAAACATCCTACTATGCAGACAAGACCTGGGTCCAGTGCGAGTCTCCCAGATGCCTGAAGTGGAGACTGGTACCAAAGGGTGATGAAGCGGTGGCTGAGCTGGACCATGRCAAGTCCTGGCGCTGTCATATGAACCCAGACCCTCTATTCAGCCACTGCAACATCCCTCAGGGCCCTTTCCCCAACAACTCCCAGTTCAAGGAACATGGCCTGAAGGTGGTGTACTTCCTGCTTCCTGTCGGGAGCCTGGTGCTGGTGAAAGGATGCAACTGGCCATG GTGGCCAGCCATTCTAAGTCCAGACCCCAACGTGGAGGAGTATGTGAGGCTGGACAGCGAGGGTTATGTGGAGCACTACCATGTTGAGTTCCTGGGGAAacctcacaccagatactgggcTGCTGCCAAGCATGTCGAACTCTACCACACCTCCTCCACTAAA CCCAAATACAGGAACATGCGAGGTGCTATGAGGAAGTCGTATGAGGTGGCGATGGAGGAGGTGGCTAAGGTCAWGGAGATGGGMTGTGAGGAGAGACTGCAGATCAGCCACTTCCAGCCTCAGGAAT
- the LOC112076950 gene encoding zinc finger CW-type PWWP domain protein 2-like isoform X3: MSLLPDLNANEDETSYYADKTWVQCESPRCLKWRLVPKGDEAVAELDHXKSWRCHMNPDPLFSHCNIPQGPFPNNSQFKEHGLKVVYFLLPVGSLVLVKGCNWPWWPAILSPDPNVEEYVRLDSEGYVEHYHVEFLGKPHTRYWAAAKHVELYHTSSTKPKYRNMRGAMRKSYEVAMEEVAKVXEMGCEERLQISHFQPQESGPDD, translated from the exons atgagtCTTCTTCCAGACCTGAATGCCAATGAGGATGAAACATCCTACTATGCAGACAAGACCTGGGTCCAGTGCGAGTCTCCCAGATGCCTGAAGTGGAGACTGGTACCAAAGGGTGATGAAGCGGTGGCTGAGCTGGACCATGRCAAGTCCTGGCGCTGTCATATGAACCCAGACCCTCTATTCAGCCACTGCAACATCCCTCAGGGCCCTTTCCCCAACAACTCCCAGTTCAAGGAACATGGCCTGAAGGTGGTGTACTTCCTGCTTCCTGTCGGGAGCCTGGTGCTGGTGAAAGGATGCAACTGGCCATG GTGGCCAGCCATTCTAAGTCCAGACCCCAACGTGGAGGAGTATGTGAGGCTGGACAGCGAGGGTTATGTGGAGCACTACCATGTTGAGTTCCTGGGGAAacctcacaccagatactgggcTGCTGCCAAGCATGTCGAACTCTACCACACCTCCTCCACTAAA CCCAAATACAGGAACATGCGAGGTGCTATGAGGAAGTCGTATGAGGTGGCGATGGAGGAGGTGGCTAAGGTCAWGGAGATGGGMTGTGAGGAGAGACTGCAGATCAGCCACTTCCAGCCTCAGGAAT
- the LOC112076950 gene encoding zinc finger CW-type PWWP domain protein 2-like isoform X2, whose protein sequence is MSLLPDLNANEDETSYYADKTWVQCESPRCLKWRLVPKGDEAVAELDHXKSWRCHMNPDPLFSHCNIPQGPFPNNSQFKEHGLKVVYFLLPVGSLVLVKGCNWPWWPAILSPDPNVEEYVRLDSEGYVEHYHVEFLGKPHTRYWAAAKHVELYHTSSTKPKYRNMRGAMRKSYEVAMEEVAKVXEMGCEERLQISHFQPQECSEVNARY, encoded by the exons atgagtCTTCTTCCAGACCTGAATGCCAATGAGGATGAAACATCCTACTATGCAGACAAGACCTGGGTCCAGTGCGAGTCTCCCAGATGCCTGAAGTGGAGACTGGTACCAAAGGGTGATGAAGCGGTGGCTGAGCTGGACCATGRCAAGTCCTGGCGCTGTCATATGAACCCAGACCCTCTATTCAGCCACTGCAACATCCCTCAGGGCCCTTTCCCCAACAACTCCCAGTTCAAGGAACATGGCCTGAAGGTGGTGTACTTCCTGCTTCCTGTCGGGAGCCTGGTGCTGGTGAAAGGATGCAACTGGCCATG GTGGCCAGCCATTCTAAGTCCAGACCCCAACGTGGAGGAGTATGTGAGGCTGGACAGCGAGGGTTATGTGGAGCACTACCATGTTGAGTTCCTGGGGAAacctcacaccagatactgggcTGCTGCCAAGCATGTCGAACTCTACCACACCTCCTCCACTAAA CCCAAATACAGGAACATGCGAGGTGCTATGAGGAAGTCGTATGAGGTGGCGATGGAGGAGGTGGCTAAGGTCAWGGAGATGGGMTGTGAGGAGAGACTGCAGATCAGCCACTTCCAGCCTCAGGAAT